Below is a genomic region from Ferrovum sp. PN-J185.
TGGGCAAGTGGTCTCTCTCGATTAAATGATTTCATTACCAATACTAAACAAGGTAGCGCATCGTTTACCCAAACTAGTCTGAACGAAAAGGGTCAGCCCATTGGTAAAACCTCTACAGGAGTATTTGAGTTTTCTCGGCCAGGTTTATTTCGTTGGAATTATATTAAACCCTATCAACAAAGTATTATTGGTGATGGTAAGAATTTGTGGATTTGGGATCCTGATTTAGAACAGGTAACACGTAAACCATTGGGTAGCAGTTTAGGATCCACACCAGCAGCACTTCTTGCAGGTGACAATGCGTTAGAAAAAGGATTTAATTTGACTGAGGCTCCTGAAAATAACGGATTGCAGTGGGTAAATGCCACTCCTAAAACTCAAGAGGCGGGCTTTCAGTCTATTAGAATGGGTTTTGATGAAAACTCATTGGCGGTGATGGAGTTGGTCGACAGTTTTAAGCATACTGTGATTATTCATTTTGGCGCGCTTAATAAAACACCACATTTTCAAACGGAGCATTTTCGTTTTACTCCTCCGCCGGGAGCAGACATCATCCAATAATTTTTTATTAAATTCTATTTGTTAATACAACTAGTTAACTAATTTGATAAGCAAAAAAATTCGTTTGGTGATTGATTTTTATTCTGTGACAGTTGATAATAGCAAATTCGGGGTGTAGCGTAGCCTGGTAGCGCGCCTGGTTTGGGACCAGGATGTCGGGAGTTCGAATCTCTCCACCCCGACCAATCTCATTTTAGTTAGCCTGATGGGTGCCCGTAGCTCAATCGGATAGAGCACCAGCCTTCTAAGCTGGGGGTTACAGGTTCGATTCCTGTCGGGCACGCCAATGTTTCTCTGGTGGCTGTAGCTCAGTTGGTAGAGTCCCGGATTGTGATTCCGGTTGTCGTGGGTTCGAGTCCCATCAGCCACCCCAGTTTTAGGTTATGTCGGCTCTTTCGGCTCTTTCCCATTTAAGGGGGCAGTTTTAATCATCCACAGAGCACCTTAACACGCACTCTGTAATTCTCAAAGTTTTGGCTCTTTCCCATTTAAGGGGGCAGTTTTAATCATCCACAGAGCACCTTAACACGCACTCTGTAATTCTCAAAGTTTCTAAATCCATAAGCTCTTCTCTGAATCAGTTTCATCTTACGGTGAAACCCTTCTGTAATACCGTTAGATTTACTAAAACGCCACATTCTCGCAATCTCTTCTTTCCATGAACTGAGTGTTTTACCTAAGGCAGATAATGGTTTAAAAGCACTTTGTTTTAACTCAGTTAGCATATTTAGGAATACAGGAATCACTTCACGACACGCCTGTTGCGTTAAAGCCCTTTTCATTAACAACGTATGAAGTTGTTGTTGGAATTGATAAATAGCTGCAATAGCTGGATGTTGAGCTAAGAACAGATCTCTTTTAGCCCTTTTTATCTTGACTTAGGTTGTCCGGCCTTGTTCTCAATAACGCCAAGATCCCTCTATTGCTTTTTATCTCACTACAGAGTTCTCTGTACGTCATCATGCACTGATGTTGAATTAAACGAATCACATGAAACCTGTCGCTAACAATTAATGCATTAGGGAAGTACTTTTTAACAATAGAGCGATAGGTACTACTTAAATCCATACAGATGACCTTAACTTGCTCCTTGCCGGGTAACTGATGCAAATAGCCCTTTAAGTCCCCCTCACTACGGCCACGAACCACATCAAAGATCCTATGCTTTCGTAGATCACAAAGCGTGGTAGCAAACCCCTCTTTCTTACTAAAGAAGTGTTCATCAATACCAAGCACTAATGGACAGACCTTAGTTAAGAGCTCTCCATGCTGTTGTTGGTAGTGACGTTGATACCAACGTTCTATGGTAGCTTTGCCTTTATTGTAGCGTTCAGCCAAGTCTTTTTGAGATACACCACGACTATGGTCATGAAATACTGCTGCCTGAGCTCGCCAGGTAGCACGTTGATATTTATTAATACCTGGGAATTGTTGGTTACCATAACGACAACAGGTATGGCAGTACAACTTATAGGCTTTAAACCTTAATATACTGCGCCTATGGCCTATTAGTTCATGATGAACTGTTCGTATATAGGATGCCTTTTTACGTACCTGTTTACTGTGGCAGTGGCTACAGCGGGCTAAGCGGTTATATTTCACATCTAATAATAAAGGTTGATAACCACTTACTTTTACTATGGAAAAACCAGGTAAATTTAGGATAAGATTGTTCTTGGGCACTTTAATCTCCTTTTTGATCGCAAAATCAAGGATTTAGTTTAGACTAATTCGATTAAGGTGCCCCCTCTTTTGGTGTGGAGCCAAAGTTTTTAAATCCATAAGCTCTTTTCTGAATCAGTTTCATCTTACGGTGAAACCCTTCCTTTGTGTCGTTATATTTATAAAAAGTCAAATTCTCTTACGCGTCAATTACCTTGTTATGTTCGGCGATAATCAGCTTATCTGTTTGATCTGATACATTTCTTCGACAAGTCACAGCTCCTTCTAGTGCGGCAAGGCGATCGTTACAGGCTTGATTGAAATTAACAAATTTGTTACTGTTTTCGTAATGTAATACGTAATCCGCTATTACAGCAAAACCGTCCAAGATGAGATCTTAAACTTGCCCGACACGTTGGCTGCGCGATATGTGGTGTTAACTCGGCGCATGATGGCGCTGGGTCCCAATCTGGGTGAGCCGCATACCAAGGCCATGAATTACGGTTTGTTTGAACTTCGGCTCATAGGTGCGGAAGGAATTGCGCGCGTGTTTTACTGCACCTAAGTGGGACGGCGGATCGTGATGTTGCACAGTTTTGTGAAGAAGACCAACCGCACTCCCGTGCGCGAGTTAGATACGGCGATGAGCCGCTTGAAAGAGGTTAAGCATGAAAACTCATGATGAAGTGATCAATACCCTGATGAAGCGCTCCGGCGTCAAGGCCGAGGTTGAGCGCATCGAGCGTGAAGAAGGTGAGCTACTCGATGCCTTACTCAAGGCTAGGCAGGATGCGGGACTGACGCAGGCTGAACTTGCTGCGCGTATGGGCAGGCAAGCGCCGGCGGTTGCCCGTCTTGAAAAATCGCTGGCAACAGGTAAGCATTCACCATCGGTCGCCACGCTGCGCCGCTACGTACAAGCGTGTGGCAAAAATCTGCGGCTGCAGGTCTGCTAATAAGTAGGAAATAGGGCTTTTTCCGTTTAGGAGAGCAGTTTTAATCATCATCAGAGAGCCTTTACAAGAACGCTCAGTAATTCTCATTGCGGACTTAAGAATTCGTCTATATATCTAAACATGAAACGCTTTTTTAGCTTATGGTTGGGTATGAAATTCTCAAAACTGGCATAATTTGTATAAATACCTATCTTGAATTTTTCCGAATCACAACTATGATGAGGAAATATGTATACCTCTTTTCCGCACGGTTTAAATACTAATACCGTACTTGAACGTCAACGACGTGAAGGTAGGAATATTCTGTACGCTAATGAAGAGCGTATATTATTAATCATCTCAAAAGACATTCTCAAAGAACCCATGTTTTTATTGTTGTTGGGTGCCGGCATTATTTACTTTGTGTTAGGGGATATAGCAGAAGCATTGGCTTTAGTGAGCTTTATCATCATTATTATGTTGATTACTGTCTTGCAAGAGAGAAGAACTGAAAACGCATTGAATGCATTAAAACATCTTGCCAGTCCTAGAGCCTTAGTTATTCGTGATGGACAATTAACCCGAATCGCAGGTCAAGATGTGGTTCGTGAAGATGTGGTTTTGGTGTCTGAGGGAGATCGTATTCCAGCAGATGCAGTTGTACAAGATGGACAGGACTTAGCCATTGATGAATCCATGTTAACCGGTGAAGCTGAAGCAGTTAATAAGT
It encodes:
- the lolA gene encoding outer membrane lipoprotein chaperone LolA; amino-acid sequence: MIKKNTVLIGLMACCLSLNVWASGLSRLNDFITNTKQGSASFTQTSLNEKGQPIGKTSTGVFEFSRPGLFRWNYIKPYQQSIIGDGKNLWIWDPDLEQVTRKPLGSSLGSTPAALLAGDNALEKGFNLTEAPENNGLQWVNATPKTQEAGFQSIRMGFDENSLAVMELVDSFKHTVIIHFGALNKTPHFQTEHFRFTPPPGADIIQ
- a CDS encoding transposase; protein product: MTFYKYNDTKEGFHRKMKLIQKRAYGFKNFGSTPKEGAP
- a CDS encoding helix-turn-helix domain-containing protein produces the protein MKTHDEVINTLMKRSGVKAEVERIEREEGELLDALLKARQDAGLTQAELAARMGRQAPAVARLEKSLATGKHSPSVATLRRYVQACGKNLRLQVC